In Syngnathus scovelli strain Florida chromosome 10, RoL_Ssco_1.2, whole genome shotgun sequence, the following are encoded in one genomic region:
- the LOC125973234 gene encoding protein SPO16 homolog yields MAADGETRWTTTIIISTSLQSHETIRLLRAQQHRIRLSDSVECGSFIFPLSGTAFKLVEPENVKDESALVKQIQKFVQVHRNSFVLLDAPFNGKRQLDILSLIQQKFFGSHLRIFPVRNNNEILKGMLTIAKATSEPHVNRIRHRMTLSKTHIIERSPLWDMLKKLT; encoded by the exons ATGGCGGCTGATGGAGAAACGAGGTGGACAACAACTATCATCATTAGCACTTCACTGCAG AGTCATGAAACCATAAGGCTTCTCCGTGCTCAACAACACCGAATTCGCCTGTCAGACAGTGTGGAGTGCGGCTCCTTCATTTTTCCTCTGTCTG GTACAGCCTTCAAACTGGTGGAGCCTGAAAATGTCAAAGATGAGTCGGCGCTCGTGAAGCAAATCCAAAAGTTTGTGCAGGTCCATCGCAATAGTTTTGTGCTGCTGGACGCTCCTTTCAACGGGAAAAGACAACTGGACATTCTTTCGCTCATCCAGCAGAA ATTCTTTGGCAGTCACCTCCGCATCTTCCCAGTGCGAAACAATAACGAAATCCTCAAAGGAATGCTGACTATTGCAAAG GCCACGAGCGAGCCTCATGTGAACCGCATCCGGCACAGGATGACTCTTTCTAAAACTCACATCATAGAGAGGAGCCCTCTGTGGGACATGCTTAAAAAGCTCACCTAA
- the btbd8 gene encoding BTB/POZ domain-containing protein 8 translates to MKSDSLTTVHPSGDAQTSKVKLTKKPGERTTVAKPKTTSTGTPILNGTAVGARRDVAGPARSRVAKEPEKKANPGTRSKTSPPSCVSKPPRSSTQHTASSTSSGVSPENGGGGKSPRNGTTSIPGAKPKQQAKPPNKLAATKSDATKQSSSSPGSRSKVKVPPGGVEAPVAGAVGARADPKGKGVQDSNVTKYGSVGKKQTLPRKDLDGPRSSALSKPHGETARKVLTSVSAKSSSKPTKVSPTSTKQPFNKSAPKLKSTTESEGPSPKTGVTIRSSKGQGAKENGSDSKSEEVDSGGAGADSAAELVAPLPPKGQDSLSPHQDSTSSVVQKTDQQSTNGANEPCVAPPAVRSIAVVKMSDSLTGLQSPSTPGDTPCSGASTSTPLEDSWSGGIHPQVSPTSETGSTHSTSSDDIKPRSEDYDAGGSQDDDGYNEQGVSKCSTMRCHDFLGRSSSDTSTPEEIKMYEAGTGLRVEVRLRGREVETTSEEEGARPRPRSWLQREERSVTAETPTSVPERQTSEEEDDDEEETEEERSEVEVIPNQGPTEASPPFQGIINPAFDDDAADPENEQPDFQSTSNFRRSVLLSVDECEELGSEEGGVQTPQDHVDGATPCDVFESDSVTPQCHRAPSHEHSMTAHQPQGEEPQERPLKFLTEIQETQSQGTNGPPPSTNTTRDPPPQERPCHLALRPPYTNGTKKTDLHLDLNEPHKMGDSPLQSPAGDIACDRLDLGDGKPERTPSNKALLSPIYEMDAGDAFVRRSDKDTTVQEKFEDKGSDFAKRDWSLLRQLLSEQESNLGVINPVPEELNLAQYLIKQTLSLSRDCLDARSFLSPERETFKRWAELISPMEDSSTSITVTSFSPEDAASPQGEWTIVELETHH, encoded by the exons ATGAAGTCGGATTCTCTGACAACCGTTCACCCATCGGGAGATGCACAAACCTCCAAGGTGAAACTTACCAAGAAGCCTGGAGAGCGGACCACTGTGGCAAAGCCAAAGACAACATCGACTGGAACACCGATTCTGAACGGCACCGCTGTGGGGGCCAGGCGGGATGTCGCCGGTCCGGCTCGCTCTCGTGTGGCGAAGGAGCCTGAGAAGAAGGCCAATCCCGGAACCAGATCCAAGACCTCCCCTCCAAGCTGTGTGTCAAAACCTCCAAGAAGTTCTACGCAACACACCGCCTCGTCAACGTCGAGCGGCGTCTCGCCAGaaaacggcggcggcggcaagagccctcGAAATGGCACTACTTCCATTCCAG GAGCAAAGCCCAAACAGCAGGCCAAGCCACCGAACAAACTTGCAGCGACCAAATCGGATGCAACAAAGCAGAGCAGCAG CAGTCCCGGCAGCAGGTCCAAGGTGAAAGTACCGCCTGGAGGAGTGGAGGCCCCTGTGGCTGGAGCAGTGGGAGCAAGAGCGGACCCCAAAGGCAAAGGAGTCCAAGACAGTAACG TCACCAAGTATGGATCTGTTGGGAAAAAGCAAACTTTGCCCAGGAAGGATTTAGATGGCCCGAGATCCTCTGCACTGAGCAAACCACACGGGGAAACTGCCAGAAAGGTCTTAACCTCAGTTTCGGCTAAATCCTCTTCTAAACCAACCAAAGTGTCTCCCACATCTACTAAGCAGCCCTTCAACAAATCAGCACCAAAACTTAAAAGTACCACAGAATCGGAGGGACCTTCACCAAAAACTGGAGTAACCATCAGAAGTTCTAAAGGTCAGGGTGCTAAGGAAAATGGTTCAGACTCTAAAAGTGAAGAGGTGGACAGCGGCGGCGCAGGGGCAGATAGCGCTGCGGAACTCGTAGCACCATTGCCACCAAAAGGCCAAGATTCCCTCAGCCCCCATCAGGACTCAACTTCTTCCGTTGTCCAGAAGACTGACCAACAGTCCACAAATGGCGCAAATGAACCTTGCGTAGCGCCGCCAGCAGTAAGATCCATTGCCGTGGTTAAAATGTCTGACAGCCTTACGGGGCTTCAGTCACCGAGTACGCCTGGGGACACCCCCTGCAGTGGGGCAAGTACCAGCACTCCCTTAGAGGACTCCTGGAGCGGCGGCATCCACCCACAAGTTAGCCCTACATCAGAAACGGGCAGTACGCACTCAACCTCCTCGGACGACATCAAGCCCCGGTCGGAGGACTACGACGCAGGGGGTTCGCAAGATGACGACGGGTACAACGAACAAGGCGTGTCCAAGTGCAGCACCATGCGCTGCCACGACTTCCTCGGCCGCAGCAGCAGCGACACCAGCACACCTGAGGAAATCAAGATGTACGAGGCCGGCACGGGGCTGAGAGTGGAAGTCCGGCTGCGTGGCCGGGAGGTGGAGACCACCAGCGAGGAGGAAGGCGCGAGGCCACGTCCCCGGTCGTGGTTGCAAAGGGAGGAACGTTCAGTGACCGCCGAGACGCCTACCAGCGTCCCTGAGCGCCAGACTtcagaggaggaggacgatgatgaagaggagacaGAGGAGGAGAGATCAGAAGTGGAGGTAATCCCTAATCAAGGCCCGACCGAAGCCTCGCCGCCCTTTCAAGGGATCATCAATCCGGCCTTCGATGATGACGCCGCGGACCCAGAGAACGAGCAGCCGGACTTTCAGTCTACATCCAACTTCCGCCGCTCTGTTTTGCTTTCCGTGGATGAGTGCGAGGAATTGGGCTCTGAGGAAGGCGGTGTCCAAACCCCTCAAGACCACGTCGACGGAGCCACTCCGTGCGATGTTTTTGAGTCGGACTCCGTCACTCCACAATGCCACCGCGCCCCATCCCATGAACACTCCATGACAGCGCACCAGCCGCAAGGTGAGGAACCGCAAGAAAGGCCCTTGAAGTTCCTGACGGAGATTCAGGAGACGCAAAGCCAAGGGACCAACGGCCCTCCGCCGAGCACCAATACCACCAGAGACCCCCCGCCCCAGGAGCGGCCGTGTCACCTGGCCCTGCGGCCACCATACACCAATGGAACCAAGAAGACCGACTTACACCTAGACTTAAATGAGCCGCACAAGATGGGGGACTCTCCCTTACAGTCTCCAGCAG GCGACATTGCTTGTGACAGATTGGATCTAGGCGACGGCAAACCCGAGCGGACGCCGTCCAACAAAGCCCTCCTCTCCCCCATTTACGAGATGGACGCAGGCGATGCGTTCGTGCGCCGCTCGGACAAGGACACAACGGTACAAGAAAAGTTTGAGGACAAAGGCAGCGATTTTGCCAAGCGGGATTGGAGTCTTCTCAGGCAGCTCCTCTCGGAGCAGGAGTCCAATCTGGGCGTGATCAACCCGGTGCCAGAGGAGCTGAACCTGGCACAGTACCTCATCAAGCAGACGCTGTCTTTGTCCCGAGACTGTCTGGACGCCAGGTCCTTCTTGTCCCCGGAGAGGGAAACCTTCAAGCGCTGGGCCGAACTCatctcgcccatggaggactcgTCCACCAGTATCACGGTGACCAGCTTCTCCCCGGAAGATGCCGCCTCGCCGCAAGGGGAGTGGACCATTGTGGAACTAGAAACACACCATTGA
- the ephx4 gene encoding epoxide hydrolase 4 yields MAHPLRTSLPPLLVRLALRFRLCAYWSLVAAFCALCGAAALLRLCWSAIARPTATFRWTLREAPPACLHDTSLGTHCYVRIKESGLRFHYVAAGERGKPLMLFLHGFPEFWFSWRYQLREFKSEFRVVAVDMRGYGESDLPLAVDSYRPELLLTDVKDMVEHLGYNRCFLVGHDWGGTIAWLFAINYPEMVAKLIVLNCPHPSVHADYALRHPSQMLKCSHFFFFQLPRLPELMLSINDFKALKALFTSRSTGMARKGRWLTAEELEAYLYALSQPGALTAALNYFRNVFSSLPLSHNQVRSPVLLLWGERDAFVEQEMAEECRVHIRNHFRLNVISGASHWLQQDQPDIVNTLMWTFLKEGDSRKGHRN; encoded by the exons ATGGCGCATCCGCTGCGCACATCGCTGCCTCCGCTTCTCGTCCGCCTGGCGCTGCGCTTTAGACTTTGCGCCTACTGGTCGCTCGTCGCCGCCTTTTGTGCGCTTTGCGGCGCCGCGGCGCTGCTGCGGCTCTGCTGGAGCGCCATCGCGCGGCCGACTGCCACCTTCCGCTGGACGCTGCGTGAGGCGCCGCCGGCGTGTCTGCACGACACGTCCTTGGGCACACACTGCTATGTGCGCATAAAG GAGTCGGGCCTAAGGTTTCACTATGTGGCAGCGGGCGAGCGGGGCAAGCCCCTCATGCTCTTCCTGCATGGCTTCCCTGAGTTCTG GTTCTCCTGGCGCTACCAGCTGCGTGAGTTCAAGAGCGAGTTCCGTGTGGTGGCGGTGGACATGCGAGGCTACGGGGAGTCGGACCTGCCACTCGCTGTGGACAGCTACAGACCCGAACTGCTGCTCACCGACGTCAAGGACATGGTGGAGCACCTCG GCTACAACCGTTGCTTCCTGGTGGGTCACGACTGGGGAGGCACCATCGCGTGGTTGTTTGCCATCAACTACCCGGAGATGGTCGCCAAGCTCATTGTCCTCAACTGTCCGCATCCATCCGTCCACGCAG ACTATGCCTTGcgccaccccagccagatgttGAAGTGCAgtcacttcttcttcttccagctGCCTCGCCTGCCTGAGCTAATGCTCTCCATCAATGACTTCAAG GCTCTGAAGGCTTTGTTCACCAGCCGGAGCACCGGAATGGCCCGGAAAGGAAGATGGCTGACGGCGGAAGAGCTGGAAGCGTACCTGTACGCGTTGTCGCAGCCTGGCGCTCTGACAGCCGCGCTCAACTACTTCAGGAATGTTTTCAG CTCTCTGCCGCTGAGCCACAACCAAGTGCGGTCTCCAGTGCTGCTGCTGTGGGGCGAGCGCGACGCCTTCGTAGAGCAGGAGATGGCTGAGGAGTGCCGGGTGCACATCCGCAATCACTTCCGCCTCAACGTCATCTCGGGGGCCAGCCACTGGCTGCAACAAGACCAGCCCGACATCGTCAACACGCTCATGTGGACTTTCCTCAAGGAAGGCGACAGCCGCAAGGGCCACAGGAACTGA